AGGATCATGAACCCCTCCACACGTGTGGCCATGGTGAGAACTGCTGCACCCTGTTGCCTGGGAGGACCCACATGCTTACACAGCTTCTGTTTGCCTATCCAGGTTCAACTGTAGTTTGACTGTGTGCATcgcttttttcatttttagacaGCAGAATTGAGCAATCCGAGACCATCAGGTGGAGGGCTGTTCAGTTCATCATCATCAGGGTTTAGTTTGTCATCTTCATCTGGCTTTCAAGCTGGAGGTGAGCTGTATGAACaatgtgtgtaagtgctgaACTTTACAGAGATCTATTGTAGAACTACTCAGAAATGAGAAATGGCTGAAGGCACATGGCAAAGGAaagctggttgtgtgtgtttgagggtcCAGGTCAGACCAGGGCAGgcttcagtgtttgtgtggacGAGGTCCACATTCATCCCTTCTCAAACCCAGCGGATGAATGCAGTGAAGATTTGCATTGTGTTTATGGGTGTTACTGAATTGTGTTTTTCAGGGTTCGGCTCAAGTCTGCAGAGCAGTGCTACTTTTTGTTTCTCCTCGGCCACTACAGGATTCGGCTCAAGCGGCGCCCGGCCCGGCCCGTCTGGATTCGGATCAGTGGGAGTGTTCGGTTCTGCCGCGACACCTGCGACCCCATCTGCCTCTGCTTTTTCCTTCACTGCTCCTGCGGCTGCTAAGACGTCTGCTGCTGTGTCTGGCTCGGTCGCCGGCTTcagcttctcctcctcctccacgcCGTCTGCCTCCGCAGCAGGGTTGGGGAGTGGCTTCGGGTCCTCcactccagcagggggcggtGTCTTTGGCCTGGTGACTGGCAGCAGTAGTGGGTTCATTGGAGGGGCTTCAGAACTCTACACCCCTCAGAGTGAGCTTACCGCGAATGAGCTGAAGGAGTTCACAGCTGCGCGTTTCACCCTGGGACAAATCCCCCTTCGACCCCCACCCGCAGAGCTACTGACAGTCTGAGCTGGACACGTGCGGAAGGACATTTGCGCATCTTTGAACTGTCGTTTCCTGGAAGTGCTGAAGGTCTGTGGATCACAGCCTGCAGCATACGTAGGCACTTTGGACATCTTGGATGTTTAGAGCTGTGggttaataaatgtttggatAAATGACTACTTCAGTGTTTTTAATAACTTGATAATTTAGTTCTGTAGagaatcaaattaatttaaataaacttgtttatttatgtgcattAATTTTGGCTTGTTTAGAGCATGTTAAAAGTCTTTCACATTTTGTGGCGGAGTCGTCCAGCACAGGTTAAAGACATGAGTAGAAATGTTTTACTGACTTTATATTTTCTCTGATTATTCGTTCTGGTCGCGTTCATGCACCTCTAGGCAGGTGCTGCTGGTAGCAGGAGCTCACTGCAGCGGAGTCTCGAGCGCGGTACCTTTAAGTCACCCAAGCGCGTGTCAGATTACGAAGGTCCTTAACATCCGGGCGTTTGTCTGCAATGAGACACCCGCCGAGGTGTCACCTCGAGAAAAGGTAGCTGCTGCGCGAGCCCAACGGAAACGTCGGCGTACTTGTGCGCGTGGCGAGGGTGGGGGAAATGTCGGAAAACAATTTAACCCGCGTGCTTGGGATCCTCAGATGTCTGTATCCCCACGTGCAGACGTTGGAAGAGTTTTCAGAGTGCGTGGTCTTTGCAGAGGGAAGGAGGCCCGTGCTGGTGGAGGACTCCGACACGAGCCGCTTCAAGTGTCTGATCCGCGGAGTGCTCGTGTGCACGGAGCGCGCTGTCCCGCAAAGCCCGAGCTGCGTGCAGGTAGGCAGGCTCGCGCTGAAGCACGTGGCATGTGCACCTGTTTATCAGTGTGCTTATTTAGTGTCTGAGGGGTAACATGGGTCTGGAGAGTTGAGCCGTAGACGTGCGGGTTTTACAGTGTTCACCAGAGTATCGTGCCTTACGCTTTTAAAGCAAGTGCAAAGTCCCAGACTTTCTGTGGACGTGTCGCCGGTCCGGTGCTGGTAACGGCACCAGCGAACAGCGTGGTAGTTCGTCTTCAGAGCAGTAACTCTCTTCTTAAGTACCCCTCTGCTTTCCTGAAGTGTGCATATGTACAAGCCTGtagatctgtgtgtgggtgaaacCCTTAGAGCTGTAATCATTAGACACTCAAACTGCTGTATTTACCGGGATTCTGTTTGAACCGGTTGGCCATTACTGGATTAGCCCTATTATCTGAGTTTACGGTAAGGGAAGTGTGCAGCTTTCATATTAATGTTAATCACGCATTTCTGAATGAATAATAAACCGTAAGAACATTAGAGCTACGTATTTTATCCTCTACGGTATAAAGTACGATAAGATAAAAGTTTCGTAGGCCTACTGTTGTGTGAAAACATTAGCCAAGCAGGCTACTACTATGAAATACTGTCCAGACTTCACACAGCAGACTATGCTAACATGTttgagtatttttaaaaatccatttgtatttacttttaaattgtattttttgctCTATCGAGGTCCGTAGTTGGGTGACCATGCTACAGGCTTGCATAAGCCTATATACTCTAATATACAAATGGATATCAAATAAACTAAGGTACAACTTCATCTTAAAAAGTGTTGCTTTCAGGTTTAGCGTTTATTAACCTATATGTTTAAGAAatcacacacttctctccatATGAGCCTGCTTAGAGGTTTCAGATATTACCACCCAGCAAATGACCTGGACACAACCCTTGGTGTTTGGGTAGTGGGTGTACCACAGCTCCACTCGTGTCAGTCATGCCAGTAGTGAACTTGGGACTGGTGAGCAGACCACAGTTGTTTGGTACTGCAGCAGCCATATCATCTTCCCTGCCTTTGGGAATGTAACTATGGGTTGATTAGGTCCTTTTGCTTAATTTAAGGAAGTAAATATTGATTTGTTACTGCAATCATATACATACTACAAATGTACTACGTCCTGCTCCAAGTGAGTGTGTTGATCATCACTGGTGTGGTAGTCAGTAGTCGTTGACATTCAGTTTATTAGcatcagtggtgaaggtactggacttcACATCATCTAGATGAACTTTCAGTCAGACAACCACAGTAACCAGTGACATCCTGGCGGCTGGGCCAGTAACCAGTAGCCTACTGCTTGTCATAATGAGGCCAGCTGTGaattcagaaacaaatgtgattttttaaaaaagctgatTTAAGAGTCTTTTGTAATTAATGAGATGTCAGATATCCACTGTGGTTTCACACTGGGCCCATTCCATCATATCCTGCTTATTCCATCATATCCTGTAAGAACCCACTACCTCTCCAGCTCTGAGCACGCATGCTAATATCTTTATTTGTGCTAAATCTTTATTCTctcctcaaacacagacactgaccCACCCTTTCAGCTAATTCTGataactccttcacagctacacTTGATTTACAGCTTTAATTTACTCTTAGTTGCTGGTGTATAATTGCTGGGGTTTAATTTTTggtgtttaatgtgttttaattgcTGACATTTAAATGCGAGTGTTTAATTGTTGCCATTTATTCACTGGGGGTTTAATCACTGGTATTTAATTGCTCGGTTGAATTGTGAGTGTTTAATCACTAGGGTTTCTTTGCAGGGGGTTTAATCACGGCTCTTTCCTGTCTCCCCACAGTTCGGCACGCTGCCTGAGGTTTTGGCCTTTGTGCTCAACCACATGAAgcggaagaagaagaggaacgTTCTGAAGTTTGGATATCATTACTGTGACATCCAGGGAGATGCGGACCCGTTCAAGTTCCACGGAGCTGTTTCTCAGAGCGCTGCCTTCATCTGCGACAGTCATCTGTGGAGGAAGATCAACCAGAGACTCGGCACTGATGTCACCAAGTTCCTGCTGCAGGACTGTTCTGTGTTTACCGCTGTGCCTCCTACCTGTGTGGTGCAGGTGTGCGGCACGCCTGTCTACGACCTGCTGCCTGTGCGTACCTGGTCTGGGTTTTTCCTCACTGCTAGCACACTGCACACCTGCAACACAACACGGGGGCTCATGGCCATAGCCCCTCCCAGGAACTGCGCCACAGCCCCACCCAGAAAACGAAGAGAGAGGGATCACAAAGACACAGCAAACACTGCAAAACGAaagagaggagatggagaggaagagagcgatAGGAGACCAGCAAAGAAGAGATATGTAGAGGTTATAAAACATGGTGGGCTTGGTCCTGAAGATGTAAAAATGACCAATGTAGTGGAGAGGGAGGTGGCAGAGCCAGCATCTCCTGGCCCTGCCCCACGGGAGGGTTATTTCAGTTGGAAGCCGAGCAATCAGCCCTGCCCCCgcccctcccactgctctgTCCGGGTACTGAGCATGCTCTACGGTGGGCAAGGCATGAAGAGCTTTCTGCTCAACAGGAAGTTGTGCCGAGGGGTGGGCAGAGCCCAGCGCTTGCAGGGGGTGGATCTTGTGAGGATGGTTTTCCTGCAGGGTGAGGCCTACCTGTCTGGCACTGAAGCCAAACCACGTAGACTCCCCAGACGCTTTTTCTCCATGATTCCCCTCTTCAGCCAGCTCCTGCGACAGCACAGGAAGTGCTCCTACACTTACTTCCTGCGTCAGAAGTGTTCGGGGGGCGAGGGGAAGGAGGACATGGTTTCTCTGCTGGGCTCCCACTGCTCTTTCTACAGggtgtatctgtttgtgaggGAGTGTCTGCGTCAGGTGGTACCGCACGAACTCTGGGGCTCCCAAGGTAACATGCTGCACTTCCTGTCCTGCGTGAAGCACTTCCTGCGGCTGGGCAGGTTTGAGAGGCTGTCGCTGGCACATATCATGTGGAGGATGAGGGTCAGCGACTGCCATTGGCTGGGGCACAAGAAACGTGAGTCCTGCCCTGGAAacaggggtgggtgggtgtgtgtttcaggaatGATGGATCTGTTAGCACACAGCACATCCATTCAACATGATTATAGAGGGGAAActtttatcctctctctctctctctctctctctctctctctctctctcccccaggcCACTGTCCCAGTGAGCAGCGATACAGGGAGTGGATACTGGGCCAGTTCCTGCTTTGGCTGCTACACAGTGTGGTTCTGGGTCTGGTCAGGTCCATGTTCTACGTGACTGAGAGCGCAGGCCACAAGCACACGCTGCGCTTCTACCGGGGAGACGTCTGGGCAAAGCTGCAGGAGCTTGCCTTCAGGTGAAGCCTGCACACCAGCaagctgttcttctctggttcATCATCTCCTCTGGTTTATTGtctcctctttttcttctcctctggTGTTTTGCAGGGAGCACCTGTGTAAGGGTCAATGGGAGGAGCTGATGCCCCCACAGGTGGCTTCACTCCCCAAAACCATGGTAACATCTCGCATACGGTTCATCCCCAAAGCCAGCAGCATGCGAGCAATCACACGACTGAGTGGCTCAGGTGCCGCCCTGCAGGTCTGGAGCACAGCTGCATgtggtgtgggtttgtgtttgtgagagagagtttgtctgtttgtgtctgtgcatgtgtgcttgatatcaaaatatgtgaaattctaaaaaacaaaacattttgcatataAAAAGCAAATTGAATTTTCAGTACAGCTGGGACAGGTACAGCTCTGATAGGGACAGTCAGGCAGTGGGTGAAAATCATGTTAGGGttacattcagttttatttgattaaaaagaTTCATTTAAAGCAAGATTTtaggctatgtgtgtgtgtgtgtgttcgtgttctgTAGCAGTTCCAGAGCTCAGTGCGGGACCTCCAGAAcgtgttgggggtgtgtgtgcggaggCAGCCTGTACTGCTGGGCTCAACCGTGTGGGGACGGCAGGACATCCACAGAGTGTTGAGCTCCATCACaccccaacacaaacacactccccaACCCCTGTACTTCGTCAAGGTCTGGActgtctctccacacacacaccccaacacaaacacactccccaACCCCTGTACTTTGTCAAGGTCTAGACTGTCACACActtcaacacatgcacacaccccaacacaaacAAAGTGTTTGTGTACAGATAAAGTGAAATTCCTAAACAGTGGTTGGGGAGGTtaatagaacacacacatatactctactaatataacacacacacacatttacatttttggtatttagctgacgctttttatccaaagcggcttacaattatgactgagtacaacttgagtaattgagggttaagggtcaagGGTCTTGCTCgcgggcccaacagtggaaacttggcagtggtgggaaccaacaaccttctgattactagtcaagtaccttaaccactgagacaccactgcccactgctaatattacacacactcatgtactcTGCCAATATATAACACACTCACGTACATTGCTAATATGACACACTCACGTACCGCTCACATACTCTGACAAAGACACTGGTAAACACCAGTGTTACAAAAACTCAATCACTCCACTTTGACTCTACACTGTTCACATACTctatactcacactcactctctctctctgtcacgtGTGCAGGTAGACATTAGTGGCGCGTATGACAGTCTTCCTCATGCGAAGCTGTTGGAGGTGGTGCAGGAGGTGTTGGGTCCTGTTCAGGACGACTGCTTCTCTCTCCGACACTACGCTAAAGTGTGGAGAGACTCCACACACAACCTCAGGAAACACTTCTGCACCAAGGTGACACTCTCTCTGACCTGAGACCAGTACTGCTCTGACTCTTACTGTGGAGGCTGGTGTTGCATCAGTTTATGGGAGAACTTCAAACTCcactcataaataaataatatcttaTTATGTGTTACCTTTTCTGGACTCTGATACTGCAAGACACACGCAATATTTAATGGAATGGTATGTAAATCTATTACTGAATTCAGAACATGGTTCATTAGGGGAtctggtgtgtgcatgtgtgtgtgcacgggtgtgcgtgcgtgtgtgagaccAGGCCGAGGCGTGTGAGCCGTTGAACATGAAGGGCTTTGCTCTGCAGCAGCAGGTCAGGGGTCAGATACACGATGCCATTCTAGTGGAGAAGGTCAGTGATCAATCACGATTGGccatcacacctgtctgtctggtgTACAGTACACTGTGATGTTGTGTTCCAGGACATTGTTGTGTTACAGTACACTCTGGTCTATGTTACAGTACACTCTGGAGGTGAGGGCTGCCGACGTCATGCAGTTCTTCAAGCACATGCTCAACAGCTATGTCATTCAGTACGATCAGAGGTACGTCTGCTACTGCTCCACCCACCGCCTATCCTGTCATGCTCTAAGGCTCCGCCCACTGCACAATTCAATTCCCTCTTATGCTCTATTACCTGACAGCTGTTGGCCTCTGTGACATCTCAGACTGGGTTTtttagagtgtgagtgtgtctctgtctgtgtgtatgtgtctgtgtctatatgTGTCTGACTCTGTGTAGGGCTCTGtgattgactgtgtgtgtgtgttcgttctaGATGGTTCCGGCAGGTGTGCGGGGTTCCTCAGGGCTCTGCCGTCTCCACCATGCTGTGTAACTTGTGCTATGGCCACATGGAAAACTCTCTGCTGAAGGACATCACAGACAGTGGAGGGTGAGTCTGTTCCTTACCCCACTGTTCTTTACCTCACAGAACGCAGGtgagtctgctcttctaatacCTGCACATTGTGTTTTCTACCTTAGCTGTTCTCACTGGCCCATGATCTACTGTCCATAATTCACCACTCTTCTTCTAACCATTTTAGTAGTGTACTGGTGtattgtaaagtgtgtgtgtgtgtgtgtgtgcacgcgtgtggaCTCTCTCTTTTCTGTAGGTGTTTGATGCGGCTGGTAGATGATTTCCTGCTCATCACTCCCAAACTCAGTAAAGCTGTGCACTTTCTAAAGTATGACTGTGTTAAATGCGTCTTCCACTAAGATTATGTTCATTGTTAAATACATCGTACAATGTTAGATGCAACCCCTTATTGGGGTTTGTAACTCTttctgtgggggtgtgtaacTTTCTATAAGGAGCTGTAGGGAGATGGAAAGTGTGAttgtttctctcactgtctgtcacactttgtctctctcactatctctctctcgctgagtgtttctctctctgtctacactGCCGTTATCTATGTTTCTCTGTGTCAGGACCTCATTCTGTCCGGTCATCTGTGTCACAGGACCTTGCTAGCTGGAGTTCCTGATTACGGCTGTGAGATCAACCCTCAGAAGGTGGCTGTGAACTTCCCCGTGTGTGAAGACCTTCCCTTCACTGAGGTCACGGAGCTGCCTCCTCACTGCCTCTTCCCCTGGTGTGGGCTGATGATTGACACATGCACGCTGGACGTCTACAACGATTACTCTGGGTAGAGACGTGGGAGGGGAGGATAGTGTAGAGGAGAGGGAGGTGTAAGAGCTGCACATCTGTTTGACCTGGTTGGGTGTGGGAGGAGGACGCCTTAACCTGCCCTCGTTAACCTGCCCTTACTCTCTGGTGCTGTTATATGGCCTGAGTTCATGGACTGACCTGAGGTCAGGACTGTTCCCCCTCTGCAGCAGGAAACAACAGTGTGGAGAGAGAATGGCATAGTGGCCTTGTGGTGTCTTTTATTATGAGTGATGGTTTGGATTTagtattgtgttttgtgtttctaaTGTATTAGTCTGTGGAATAAGTCCAGTTAAAAACACTCCTGACTGAAGCAGGTATCAGTTTGCTGTCATTGGTCTGTGTTCCCGGTCCTCAGGTATGCTGGCCTATCACTGCGATACAGCCTGACACTAGGCTCTGCCCACTCTGCAGCCATGTTCATGAGACAGAAGCTGCTGATGGTCCTCAGGCTGAAATGTGACATCATCTTTCTAGATCTGcgtgtaagacacacacacacacacgcgcgcgcacacacgtgtgcaaaCACACTGAGGATCaggttttctttcatttctctctctctcaggtgaacTCTGTGGAGGCGGTGTATAAGAACATCTATAAACTCCTCCTCTTGCAGGCCTTAAGGTGCGAGTCAAACCTCTTGGTGAATCCTGCTTAGGTAGCACCAGGCAAGGTCTGAGTATGTCCCAGAACCTGACACTAAGGGGCAGTATGACTTACTTCTCTCCAACACGCAGAAGCCTGTCAAAAGTAGCTCATATTTGGTCAAAATCATCACTCAATCATGTGAGTCTGTCGTACTGTAAAGTTGTGCTGTCAGAATTATGATACAGTTTTTTTGCTTGGACTGCTTTAGTCCTGAGAGTGTATTGTAGTGGAgagagatggtggtggtgtgtgtatgttcaggtttcatgtgtgtgtgaggagtttGCCGCTGGGCCAGGGTGTGAGGACAAACCCAAGCTTCTTCCTACGTATGATCTGGAGTATGGCCAAAAGTACACACAGGAGGTTTACACACAGCAACCCaggcaagacacacacacacacacacaaggtttaCACACAGCAACCCAGGaaagagacacacgcacataacATATGTTGACCATAACAAGCATATTCTTACAAACAGGAACTCTACTACTGAATGTATTCATAATtctcatattttaaatacaaacactctctctctagctgtgaATGGTGATGGTGTATTGCAGTATGAAGGGGTGGAGCTCCTCTGCTGTTTTGCCTTCCAGGCGGTTCTGAATCGCCACCATCCCGCCTACCGCTGCCTGCTGCCCCACCTACACAAACGTGAGTGACAGTCCAGGAGCAACATGGGGCACAACCTCTCACTACCTGGGCTCTAATGAAACATAAAGGATACATAATTTCACTTTAGGTTTAAGTCAGAACACATTACAGTTAGTTTTATATGCCAGAGTTTTCAcccatgactgtgtgtgtcctgatttAGTTGAGTGACTTGTTTTAACCATATGTGTTTAATATTGCTGTGCCTCTTCTCTGTGGCAGGGAGGAGACACCTACTGAGCATGCTCCGTGGCATCAGGTTGGGGCGGGTCCTCCAGGCAGCCACGCCCACTTTCCCCATTGATTTCAGGACTATCCGAACATAAAGGAAAGTCCAGTCAGAAACCGCTGCTTGGAATGTCTTTGCCAGACTCTCATCTGCCCTGTCTTGTTCTTCACCTCATATCTTGAACAGTGTTGAGTGTAGATTTGTGTAATAGTGCACCGGGTGTGTTGTGGCAGGAGACACCCACTGCTTCAACATAAACCCCAGCAGTGAGAGTTTCTCAAAATCCTCCTCATTAAAGTGTAGACATCTAGCTGTCACATGATCCAAATACATCAactgaacattttaatgtattgcCTTCTCTACCAAAAGCAAATGACCCTCGTTAAGGGTTTTGTTTGATATAGGGTGAGACAGAAAGTTGTAGGTGATGTTCTCATTGTATATAACCCATAACTGGTTAAAAACATATAACTTCATCATGTTCTCTAAAAGCATTTTGATGTTTTCCAATGTTTTCAACATAAAGGGTTAAGCATGAAACTTGAAAGTTCTGTTTTTAATCAGAAATTTAACATGTTCACCGTCCCTCCTGGGTTCATTGTCATCAGTACTGCGTCCAGGCAAAGATGAAAATGATCCATTACATATTAATAATGAGCTCTCTCCTATCACTAACAGCTCTCAGTCATATTACTATTGATCTGTCAGTCATATCAATAATGACCTGTTGTGACCTCTGTGCTGTCACTCTCATTCTGATCTCTGAGACCACTGAGCAGAGGTTGGCTGGATGTTGAACACTTTCACTTATAAAATCTACGTGTAAAATCTACATcacatgatggtgtgtgtgactgcattgTTTATAAAAAGTTTTATGTAGCATTTCTGCCATGCTGGTCACACTACATTTGGTAAGAGGGAGGAGCTGTGAGTTGGACTATGGACCATCGAATTAACTTATAATGATTATAATGTTCTAACCCCATCAGGGCTTTTACAGCCCCTGATAAAAATAATGTCAGTCCCGTGTGGTTGCTGAGCAGGCAACTAATTTTCCACATGTAGCAGTACGGTGTCCTCTGCCCCGTACAGTCCTAGTGTCCTCCTCACAACTGGGGCTCAGAGCTGAAAGCCTTGTTGTCGTAGGGGTTGGAGACATGGGGCTCGTCCCGCGTGTGCTGCTCTGGGTGGGTGAGACGCCTGATGAGGTGGTAGAGTGCCACCAGGGGGATGGGCACAACGGGCACTGCAGAGAGCATCACACAGATGGCAAACACCCAGTCAGGGTACGGCTTCACCTCCGCTTCAGGAAACagggtctacacacacacacacacacacacacacaggagtgatgAGAAAATATGTTTGTCAtgcctcttttttttaaataaaagttccAATGAAAGGACATTACAGCAGGTTACATTATATAAAGTCCTGTTAGTTGAAGCTCCAACAGTGCACCACAGAAAGCAGTTCAAATTACTTTTCAGAAGCAAGTGGGTGTAAAAGTTTATACTACCATTTATACCTGCACCTCTGAGTGAGGATATGAGCTGACTTTAGATCAGCCGCGCACACAGGAAGTCATGCCAGTGCACTTACGTAGCTGGGGTTCCAGGTGGGGTACTGAGGCTGGACCTGTACCTGGACGACGACATAGgccaccagcaccaccagcagCATGAGGGGACTGACCCCCATCCAGCACAGATGCCAGAACAGACCCGGCCGGTGGCCCGTCATGAACTCGATATCCTCGCTGAATCTGCCGGGCAGAcggccagcagagggagcttGTGATCTTCACAGCATGCGTTCAGTACCAGCCGTGAGCACGCACGCCTCACTGGCCAGTCCTGGCACACGTCAGCTCAGTGAGCTGAGGCACTAGAATGTTTCCTGCCCCATGGAGAGAGACTCAGCACGACAGACCTGGGGCAGATTCTTTAATCCCCACAGTAATACAGTGTGTTATATTCAGCACTGCTGGGAAACAGTTACCTGAGGATTGGACGATCTCCAGAGCACTGTGTGAAATGTGAACATCGCAGTAAAGGCAATTACAGTGTAAGAGTGtgtaatggggtgtgtgtgtgtgtgtctcagactgtgtgatgcagtgtgatggttgtgatggtgtgtgtgtgttggaatcTCAGacagtgtatgtgatgtgtgtgtgtgtgtgtgtgattaccgTTTCATGCCATAGAACACTACTACACTGGTGATTTCGAAGAATGCGATGATGAGGAGAGGAACGGATCCCACATAACTGTTGAAGATCTCCAGCCAGTAATTCCCAGATCCCATGGTGAAGATCAGAGCCACCAGGAATGACACCATGCATATTATTcctagacagatagacagacggGGAATTAGTCATGAATTATACAGACctgagaacgagagagaaggtgagaatCAGTGACCTAGTGATGAATTATACAGCCTACTGCAAAGCAGGC
This region of Electrophorus electricus isolate fEleEle1 chromosome 2, fEleEle1.pri, whole genome shotgun sequence genomic DNA includes:
- the nup42 gene encoding nucleoporin NUP42 — encoded protein: MSVCHFFLQGRCRYGEKCWNEHPRGGRGSGGDYQPGHQSNQSNRGGFGNRVWINPSQRSGGGGRPHPSTPSRGGVDWGGGSNGAGGGFGFSQNRFSTLNSQSNFDGGAGSGDENEKHLEAIQKDMEVWQSSGQWPFSTYSILKAPISGFVELSPEELRLEYYTRRSSGDVESYINSVQQLANQWRDRVQELRIMNPSTRVAMTAELSNPRPSGGGLFSSSSSGFSLSSSSGFQAGGFGSSLQSSATFCFSSATTGFGSSGARPGPSGFGSVGVFGSAATPATPSASAFSFTAPAAAKTSAAVSGSVAGFSFSSSSTPSASAAGLGSGFGSSTPAGGGVFGLVTGSSSGFIGGASELYTPQSELTANELKEFTAARFTLGQIPLRPPPAELLTV